The genomic DNA TTTTACTGACGTGGAACCCAAAACCACATCATCCAAAGATACAGTAACCACTGGTCCAATGAGACtttttaggtatattaaacAAGAATATGGTGTAGCAAAGATAAACTAGAATTACCCGGTTGGAAGACTTCATAACGTAATTTTGTGACGACGTCCGAGACGAAGTTAGAGTCGGCGTTCGCAAAGAATGGCACAGACGCCACGAGCGACCGGCAGTTGTAGTTGATGACGTCCTCTCGAAGCTTTTCACTCAACTCGCCGAGAATCAATTCCTCGTCGAAGAACTTCCCTTGGTATCGGTGTTCGAAGTACTCTGTGATTCTTTGACGCATTTCCCGAGGTAGTTTTCGGTACGCCATATATTCTTCTACTTGTTTTACCTGTTATTGAAAATTGACaattattagtttttgtttaGGTTCTAAAAAATAACAGGCACACCCAAATTTTTGCTAATAAATATCAGTTGTGCACTTAAAAATcacttttcaaattttccaactCATATGTAATGTAAGGTTAAACTCTATCTACAATTTGGACATTTATGCCAGGCAGATGATGGATTAGTACGGTACAAAATATACCAGGGTATTGTTTATAGAAATAATATGAAGAATGTAAGCTGTCATGAACACCCGTTAGTTAAACAATTAGTGATATCTTGGtacaacaaaaacaattatCTAAAGTGTTGCTCAGTTATCCATGGAATGATAAGAAGATgtgcaaataaatgaaaaagtgAGTATATAAACaacaactaaaaaatatatacgacgAAACGACCATTCTCTTTATACTCACGTCGAGTCTCTGAAACAGGCAACAAGGACTTTAGGATTAGTTGTTAAGATGATATTGGTGACGTTGATGACGAATGAAAATCATTTATCTGCACAAAATCGAAACTAAACATATGGATCATGAAGTTTGttgaattatcattattaattagttaccATAAGGTGTTCATAACAGCGTATCCCTATGGttataactaaaatatagataCCTATGTTGATGTGGTTTCAATGTCTACTTCTATTGCACAAATGAACGCTCTAAGTGAAGAAGAAACGTGTATGCGGAATCTGTGACGCATGATATATACACTCAGCTATATTTTTATGGTCATAACACTTGTGCTTGGTTACATTCATGACGGATGGGTGTCAATGAGGAGGTCTATTAACAGACtcgcctagaaaatgcctattatTTTTGGCATTAAAAGGAGTTTAATAATATAGGTGGCAAGAATCACAGACGCCGAAAGGGCATTCAATTCTTTAGCTTTAAAGGATTTAAAACGTTTGTTATGACTTAATCGACTGGATGTCATCTATTTAGGAATGCCATCGGTTACGGCATTTTGTTATCCTTTGGTAGAAAGGCGAAGCAAGACGACAATATCGCAGAGTTTCTGCGCACAATTTCTAAATTAGTTACGTACAGAATATCCAGTAAAAACCCAAAGGCTTATACGCCGTGGAATCACGGATTCCTCATAAGTCACTCATCCCGAGTGTAGAGTACACTTATGAATTTAATTCAAAGTAGCAGACGCCATACCCAGTACCCGTTTCCGTAGAAactcggggataaaatatagaatatatcAGCCGGGGATAGTGAAGTTTCCCaaaagtgaaataatttttcaaataggttgagtagtttcggagcctattcaatgaaacaaacaataaaatcttttctctttaattagtatagataaaatgctCGTATTTACCTTTTCACGGTACTGTCTTCTCGATGAGTCAAGACTCTGGATGAGGTTGGTAGCGTGACCGAGGAACAAGGCATAGCAAGTGGCGCCAGAAATCATCGAGAGCATGGTGAGCCACATGTCCGTCAGCGACTGAGGCGGAAACCTCCCATACCCGATGCACAGCATGTGGGACATCGCCTTGAACAGCGCCCAAGAGTATTGTTCGAGCCAAAAGGCATCCTGTAAACATGAAATAGATACCAAACATGtatcaaatcaataaaaaaaacccagGTTTAAGTGTTTGTTTCTGTATTTGCTGAGATTATCTAAAAATGATGcaacctatctatactaaaaattataacatgGATGGCTCATGAAGGTTTTTAAAGTAAACTCTCGTTAGTAAAGTTAGAGAAAATCTTGTATCTAAATAATAGCCATCTGAATTGATCATACAATAGAACTACATTAATTAGAAAATCGTGTCCTGCATCGTAATATGAAATTCCTTTTCTCTCTTTTAAGAAATTCGTATTTAGATGTCTGGCTTTCGTAATTTGTAATATGTAGATACCCCGCTACCACATAGAGCACGTTAGGCTGTTGATCCAATCCAGGTAACGATCATTAAGCTATCCATAGCATAGCAGTATGGTGGAGCAGCGCGATGACTTCGAAATCCCCTATTTCTAtagttctttttctttataGTTCCCTTCCCGTTCCATCCTGTCATAATATATGCATTTCAAAAAAACTGTTGTCTCTTGAATTTTTGATACTGACCTGTAACTCATTTATCGCTACCCAAGAATTTGGGGGAAATCCCTGGAGCATCGGAACGAGAAACTGTAGACATCCCGACCAGTGTCCGATCAACAACATCATGCAGATGAGGTTGAATATCCGCATGAACACCGACGCCATGTTGAGGAACTGTGAACAGAACGTGTGACATTAACATCGAGCAGCCGGACAGCATCGCCTCTAAAGGAAGCCGTGCGGACTGCGCGCGACAAGGATGCTCGAGTTCAAGCATCGCCATGATATCTACCGATGGATTCTTAAAGAGtgagaaataaaatatgaacGCGTGAGACTTCGTCGTCGAGCGGGCATGCGATCGGCGGGCCTGCGGGCAGAGCGGGCTCGAGCCGCCGCGGCCGGCCCTGCCCGCCGCCGGCGCGCCTCCGCGCGGCTGCCGGGGACGGGGTCGGAGACAGAAACGCCAACGAAAGAGAGGAAGCGAAGCGAGCGCAGCGTGTGAAGGACGCCGGGCGGCGCCGGAGCATGCAAGCGGGCGAACGAGCACATGCGCGCCGGCTGCGCCGACCCTGGTTACCTTAAAGATCAGATTGCTTTTGGTGTCACCCTTCTTTTTGGCGACGTCGGAGCTGAGCCTTCCCCTTCTTTCCGTGCGCTTTTTTTGGAGATTCTGCAAGATCTAGAAAACAAGCGAGAAATACGAGATAGTAGGAAGAGAGCCAGGCGCGCCCGGAGCGCGGGCGGGGTCGGCGGGCGGAGACGTCGCGGGGGTGCGGGTGTCGGCGGGGCGGGGGGCGCGTGCGCACACAGATGCACTAACACCGAGAGGGCTAGGCCCCTAGCTACCGCGGGAGCATGCGGCACCTGCGAGGCGAGGTCGCGCGAGGCGGCGTCGGCGGCGCCCGGCTCGTCGCTCGGCTGCGGAGCGGGGCTCATCTGCACACAACAGCGTCACTGCGACGTCGCCCTTGCCCCACTCCACTCTCCACTCTCACTGACTCTCCGCGCATTACTACTGGGAGTTCACCTACTACGTGGCTGGCTACTAATTATCTGGTACATATCGGtgcattattatttcattatttcgcTTCTATCGGCTTCTTGCAAGGGGTGTTCTAGTGATTCCGTCACTAATATTTGATTTACCGTCATTTTCCTAATATCTATCTACGTATAAATGTTTCATTATCTCGGATCAGACGTACAAGTGTAACTACTGTTCGTTGTTTCGCGGGATGTGTCACGCAAGTTTCAATATTACGGAAAGTTCGGCGTCAGCGCATCATCTAAAGGCTTTGAGAAGCGGCAAACACAAAAATCAAATTggcaaatcaaatatcacgtgagtGTGGGACGGTTGGGTCGGCAGAGGGCGGACGCGGTACGCGGCGCGGCGCGGCACTGGCGCAAAGAAAGTGACAGATTAGACATCTCAAGTGAGAGCGTGCTCAGGCAGAAACAAGCTTGCAGAGAAGCAGTAGAGAAGTGCAGAGCGGGACATGGGCTCACATACAGTGGAGGGCAGGACAATGGTACAGTAGAGGATAACAACAAACTCCAATGACACGTCATTAGGATCGCTACTGACTAGaaacattttagaatttttaatagTAGATTAACATTTTTGCACACAGTTAAATTTACAAGAATCATTATCGCCAATCAAACATTACACAgacacttttaaaaaaaaacattataaatattccaatataaattaataatatcattaaaattatgttagtGTCAATCCAATGTTAGTTTATGTGAGCGTAATGTGTTGGTTAGGGCTGTGTTAGTTGGCAAGTAAGAAGATGAGCAAAAAATTCCAAAGCTAGAAGAAATTGGTGGCTTACATATACTTCCTCCCATTGCGAGACATATCTGACGAGCCTGGAAAGTCTGAGCAGTCGTACCAGCGATAAAAGTTTTGCTAACCGTAGTATCCTTAGCGCTCGACCGGCGTGAAGAATTTGAAAGCTTTCACTAAAGTCCTGTGAACATAATCGAAATAATGTTACGACAGTGCTTACACAATCCTTCGATCCTCTCCACGTCGCTAATAGATCTAGAGCGCCAACACGCGAAACCtaacatttttatacattagAAGTGTACAAAACATGCATACTTGCTGATGCTAACTTATAGGTTTAAAAATATGTCAGCCAAAGAAAAGTGCCGAAGCATTACACTTGACatgttataattatgttttaaacaatttatattcCATTTGAGATATTGTATAAGTAAAATGTTAGTGAAACTAGAATTTGTACAAGTAGATAATTAAAATTTGCTGAATTTACAAATATTGATGACATctgtaaaatatttcattgcTTTCATATAACATCGCTATCAAAAACTGTTGTTAAAATTAGTAAATGTATTAAGGTACCatgtaaatattacaatttggtCGTGTTGCAGATTTTTGCATAATAGTTAAAACACTGAATACATAGACATACGTGCTGTTTaagaatataacaaaaataagctAAAACCAATataaagttgataataaaatgcCATTAATAAACATGCTTtcagtaaaatatatgttataGTGATAAGGAATAATTTCAAAGAGATTTACGTGCAAATCAGTAAACATTTTGTGGCTTAAGAAAATCCAGAAGAAGAGAGTGTGTAGTTGTAAGAACAGACAGTGCACAAAGTTGAAATGTGCTCATTAAAGGCCATAACCCTAGAGATAAAGACTTCAGTATCCCATACGATCAGATCACCTAAAGACAAGAGCGATGAAGCGAAGAAGGGTAAAATAGAATGAGTTCACGTCAGATTCATATGGGTTACTAATGATTGAATTCGTGCAGAAACATATTTTATAGCtgtgaaatttgaaataaaaattgaagaTGTATCTAGAGTGCGACAATCAAACCTTTGCAAGGTTTCATAGAAACCTTTACAATACGAGAATATATAACCAAACACGAAGGCGCGTTGAACGTTCTCGTGGCAGTTGGGTAAGAATCacaatgagaaaaaaatatcacaaaacaaaaataaaaattctcactatactgaaataaaattaacaccCAAGCTGAAACAGAATCAACAACATAAAAGATAGATTAAAACTAGTAATAGGAACACGGCCAAATTGCAACGTACGTTTACCTGATTGAAGATTAGGAATATATAATCTAGTGGTATGCTAGAGATGAGGTCAAGGAAGAACCACGTCCTCAAATAGTGCTTCGCTATTAACTTTGGATCTAATATCACTTGTTCTGCATTATCTTGCTGCATAATTCCTGGAAAAAAAGGAAATACGGTTGATTTTTTGCTATTATCTTATAGTCCTGTCAATGCAAGTACTATTATTAATTAGAGTAAGAAGTAGAAGTACAATTTTATTGTACTTCTTCTTACCAAAGGAGACGTTACTATTgcaaaattgtagtcaaggatttAGTAAGTTTAGTTTTATTGACTTTTAGCCATAGTAGTggtaatttattcataaatgttCGTATTAATAGtcacaaatcatcatcatcaaaattataaattacctatataaattaattaaaaaaaaatgttttaattccattttacaataaagtaaatgtcataaattttcattttctacgAATTCGTTATAGAAAACATTGTCGACAAACCAAGCTCAAAGTTTCTTTTTAAACGTATTAAGtattcattgtattttttacatttcgcggatttatgttgttgtttttaatttaaaaaatctgttcattattttaattgacttttttctaggttatgccacatatcgcagggtattatttattctaagaaaattgtgatgtgtggcataatggtagcaataaaaatattttctttctttctaattgtaaaaatatgtaataacaaATGTACACACCTGTTCTAAAATTAACAACGATATCTATAAGAAATATGGTGTCCGATAGACAATTAAAGGCTATCCACCGCGTGCTGAGGTCATCGTTGAAGAAGGATATGGCGACGGGGAGAATGATGAGGTTCGCCACCAGCAACAGTAGCATACAGAGATCCCAGTAGAATCTGAAAGTAAATACAAACATAACGTTAGCTACTAATGTATGCATGTATGCAATCCCTTCCTGAATAAATAGGAAGGgatttcattgttttaatataCTGGCATCACGGAATACAATAGGAATACACGGAATATGGTACTTggctaatattaaatttaacataaacaatattaatttcgcatagtacatggaaatatatcgatatcaatcgCTGACctcttcatttaaaaaattggccaattttgttttggcagttttagaattattaaaaaacgatctagtaaaacgataatgaactatttaagaacatttaaaaaaagtgtcaactagcctattgatgATGGCaatataaaaagttaaagataataagctaataaataatgatatacctactcgtaatattcTACACAATAAGATTCATTTAATATAACCTTTTAAAGCCAGATGTTACAATCGTTCCTATTCTGAACATTAAGAAACACTTTAAGTTAGTTTGTAATTATGCAAAAGTGTCTAGAACAAATCCATCAAGTTCGAGATAAGGCTTAAACATTTTGACAAATCGAAATTAATACGAATCTCATAACCTGTTTTAAACAGATAAAATTAtctaataaaagtttaataatcACTCACATAAACATAATCATCGTTGAAGTGATTATTAGCTAGCCAGCATCCATACCGACAAAGGCTATTATTCAGAATGTTTTTGTCGGTCGGCCGGCACTTCTGGCAATGTGCTCGAAATGGAGTAAATGACggtaattttacacaataagcCAGAAAAATATCCTCGATTACTCCTCTGTCGGTAGGTACTTGAAATTCGAATAACGTGCTCTACATTTTTAACCTTTCAACGCCAATAGATTTATCTTCTTCCTTTTTGTGCCTACGTGTTCATATATTTATAGACTAAACTCCTCCTTATAGCTGAcagttaagtattttttatgtgAAATCACagtaataatacttttttttgtgtGTGCTGTGGGTGAAATAAAGAATATTGTAAAGTATATATTATTCAAGGGGCTAAAATACCctttatatacgaggtattatTAGGGCACCAGCCGGAAGGCGAGGTCTGCTAAaaagaaaccgagtttataatgggtttagctcCGCGTGTTACAGTGAAAAGTAGAGTGTAgggtaaaatgtaaaatgggtttttagccccttgtataacaatctactattattgtGCTCGTAGTTCCTGATTCtctatgaaattgaaaatcataaaaaaatattttagaaattggAGTTTAGTTTCACAAAGAGCGCATTTCGAATCCTGATTAGATAATTTTAGAAGGTGGtgctttaaaaattcatttgagTTTTTGCAAATTCGATTACTTCGCTACGTACAGATCTTTATGtagtaagttaaattaaataacttacaaGTCTTTATAACGGAAGCAGATGAAAGACCTAAACTTAGGTAAGTGTACTTTTTAGACAATGTCCAACCAAGGCTTACGGTGGACATTGTTTAGTTTAGGCCTTTAAAAATACGACATAATATTTACGACTACTAAAagcagaaatattatttaacagtgAAACAAAAATAAGTGTAGGTAAGCGCTGCTGGACATAAAACTGATTTTATTATTGTGGTTATGATgtgataaacaatttatttgcTATGATTTCAGAGTAGGGTGTATTGATAATAGTTGACGAGGCCTAGTATTTTTACCGTAAATATTTCAGTTCAGATCTTAAGAATTACCATTGTtcagaattatttattatattatacatatacgtatgtatatgtagtatataaattataaggaaacctgcatacctacctaagaattttcttaattctcttcgggcgagaattctgccaatccgcattgggccagtgtggtggactattggtcttacccctcttattctgatagGAGAATCGtggattgataataatgatgatgatgatattgatataaatttataattgataAATTCAGCTGTCTTAGTACCTACACAGGCTATACTATAGcgttactttggggctaaatagtcTATTCTTCTATTCTAGTCTATTGTTTTAGTAATATCATGTCGGTTGACAACAATATAATTGTAAAGTTTGCAATACCTACATTATAAGTAAACGTGTGTTTTAAAATGACAGTAGCAGAGGCGGTAGTTAATCCGGTGTAATTAGGAGCTACGAGGCAAATGTGGAAACACGCAAATCAAGCCTAAATGCAGCCCGAGCGCGCTCGTCAGCGGATTTAGCGGAAGGCTTTTGTTtgtgtttcattttaaaatttaatcctaAGCTAGAATAGGCTGTACTTACACTCGTCTCTCGTCTCGTTTATGAACGGTAGCATATTTTGCTCTCATACTTTATTTAGCTTTAGCTTATATACATTTTTGATGTGCCGCCGAACATCTAtggccgcacgtaaaaccgatttttggcgacgcgtcgccacgccagaaatcggttttaccatggtatatattatatacagtctatatgcagaCGTGTGTAcagtgtggcgacgcgtcgccatgcgcaatcgactgtgcgattctctcccactcgatccggcgttaagccatctctctcgctacactgagctcggatacctaCCTATAGTGTATATTTCGTAATGTATACAGTGttgtttaacttttataaaataatgtcgatgtttcacatctgacggctcactttttttttattctctacaagttagcccttgactacagtctcacctgatggtaagtgatgatgccatctaagatggaagcaatcTGATGGAAGATTGTATGTATGATTAAGATTTGATGTTGATTGTGTAGGATgacatccacactcctttcggtttcaacacgacatcgcaccggaacgctaaatcgctaggcggtacgtctttgttggtagggtggtaactagcgacgcccgaagcctcccaccagccagacctgtactaATTAAGCTGTCACCTATGTCTAGATTTACGGTATTTATACCTAAACGTATAAAATTTAAAGGTACTAACTTTTCGCCTAAAACCATTTCCTACGTCCATAAATAAATTACAGTGCATAGCGTGTTAAAATACTTCATTTCCGTGTAAAAATTTCTGTATAAACTAGGTTCGCAGTAAAATCTCTGTTGAATTTTGAAGGTTTTTGTgagatgagattttttttttaaataaataggttaGTCACGCGACACCACGTTTATTTAGGTTCAGCTCTTTATCTGATCTGTGACATTCTAACTAATGTTCAATCTGTGATTATATTTCTAATAGTTTaaaatcatcgatctcctattaaaaagtggatgcacaatcagcgaccaaaaaacgtccacactgaatgagtgccaaacacaacttcttggcactcaattcaagtagtcgcaattgcaaatttaaccttaaactcaatccttgaagttaagattgctctgaattttggattttattggatattggactatattttaaGGCCTTTAGGAATagttttctttaccaatataGCGGTAAGAATTTTGAGTTTAAATGATTACCATACATCATAATAAAATTgaactgtctgtctgtgatttcaagataactgtgttttctccaGTGTGACaggctttttttaaaaaaaaaattgtcgttctgtttgtccgggctaatctctggatcggctaaaccgatttaaacaggactttcactggtagatagaaGAGGTCTTTGAgcaacataaaggctactttttattccggaaaaatcgacatttcccgcgggatttacgaaaactgaatttcggctcactgttgagcacgaatctcctctcagaatgtaaTGGttgctggcccattgcggattggcagacttcacacacgtagagtatttaaaatttatctcaggtatgcaggtttccacacgatggttttccttcaccgtttgagacacgtgatatctaatttcttaaaatgcacatagctgaaaagtaggaggtgcaggccctggattggattcgaacctacgtcctccgaattgaaggtagaggtcatatacactgggctatcacggctcacgggtACAAAATTTGTACCCGTTAGTATGTATTAACTAAACTTTAGGGCTAAATTCAAGTATGTAGGTAAATGTAAGTCAGATGAATTGAAGTTAAAAAAGTTAGTTAAGTAATTAGTTAAGCTCTGTGTAAAAGTCCACCTAGGTGGTTCAGGAAAACTACGGTAGAACCACATTCAAAACCGGCggattaataaattacttaaaccGCGGTTCTGTTCGCAGTTTATGGTCTCATGTATTTCGTGGCTTTAATCATggcattaaattttatattagtgCCATTACCAGTACGTACGGATGCAAGATTGATCGTAAATTTGATGAGATATGTAGGGCATTTTTATGGTTTCCTTAGTACTATCATTAGCCATCAACAGgtatttttattacctaatCTGTTTGACTATTCAATAAGTGCTGATGAAGTAATATCATCGGGTCTTGTTTATTATTGGTTGACGTATGACTGTTGTCGTTATTGGGGGAGGAAGATAATATAGCATCTGGACATCGTGTtttagttcgttgatgacactcccatgatatgcgggcgacggggggaaagactgcgtgggtttttcattcatcgctacacgccccccggctcgCGCAGGCCATCGGGTGTGTTATGAACTTATAGTTACTATATTAGCTATAGTGTATAGGTCTTCCCGGACTTCACTGCAATTTCCCCTGATGTTAAGAGATGCAGTTATCTAAGATGATTTAGCTGACTTATTTGGAAAACGTTGGTTAGTAAACCCTGACTGTCTTCTACGCGGcctaatcatcatatcagccgatggacgtccactacaggacataggccttttgtagggatttctaaacatcacgatactgagccactgcatccagcgaatccctgctactcgcttgatgtcgtcagtccacctggtggggggtcgaccaacattacGCTTTGTGCCAACCAACCAACACGCGGTCTAATAcagttgttaaataaataaaaaataaataaattacagatgTTAATCAAGCattaagaccgcctttgcacagtTGTAagtgtttttcttttgtgttattccacaattataatatttatagcctcaatagctcaacggtgagaccggactcatcaccgaggggtggtgattcgatccccgccccgttggactattgtcatgcccactcctaatacagtctttcccgactagttggaggggaattgggaatatttaaaaaaattatattatattaatatcattgttattcCACCTCCAGCGCGaaaatctaagaaaattttgattgtattttaataaatgattcACACTTCTCATTTCTAGTCCAGGTAAGGCCACTAAAATGACTCATAAATTACATTACTCATTAGTAGTTCATTTAACTTTTACTGATTCTCAGAATCCGTTGGAAGGTAAATCGAGATGAGAGATGACTCGCATTCGCAGATCGCATAAGAGGTTATCGAACGATTTCCTAGAAATATACATAATCTATATATtctatatctttactaatattataaagttgaagagttagtttgttcgattgaaaaaaaaaaaaatctctggaactactggtggtccgatttgaaaaattctttcagtgttagataacccatttatcgagaaaggctatatattatccccgtattcctacgggaacgggaaccacgcgagtgaaaccgcgcggcgtcagctagtatagaaTAAATTCACTGTTTTTATCTGCTTTATGTATAACAACGAgacaagattttttataattttgtttgtagcGTACCTATAGGTTCGGAAGATATAGACTGATTTAAATATATCCAAACAACCGGTTATCAGAGctccagagtgagaaacctcctcacaatacacgcGGTCTCAAggatcactgccttttgtatccgacccacgatccagcagttaagcgaaatattattattattatttaattatataattacggAGAACTGCAATGCACACATATCCGGGTCATTGCACAAGAGAGTAATGCGACCCGGATATCGGCCCCACGTGATAACATGCCCCGATGATCATTAGCGACACTGACTGACCTTGTTCTGACGTCAAAGCCTGAAGTGCTTTACACTTGGGATAATTATTAGAAAActataaattactagcagactcAACAAACGTTGATCTgcaatatctataaaatattgctttcaaactcatacaaaaatactaaaataatgatcacttttaaaaattaatattgcgAGTAGTGAGGAGGAAATACTTGGCGCTCAGATGAATTACATAGGtacctgcctcgttagacggTACTatcaagaatcaacgatcttggcgtttataaaaactgtttcaataGAATCGATgcttcattgttgtaatcgtatCCGTCGTGTAAAGATCTCCTTAAAAATGCCAGTTTGTGTAGTAAGTGGCATTAAAAATGGTctacaacttctagtttattataagatgAAGTTACGTCTCATTTGtatgtatttccaaaataaattatattaaacaatatctaaaaataatcgattcatTAGCCGGAATAGCAAaccatcgatcaagtaatcgaatactCTGTGTAACGAGTGTAAGCGATGTGTATAATCATTTGTGTagaaattacacgtgtgtgtattgcgaat from Bicyclus anynana chromosome 20, ilBicAnyn1.1, whole genome shotgun sequence includes the following:
- the LOC112057979 gene encoding potassium/sodium hyperpolarization-activated cyclic nucleotide-gated channel 2 isoform X6 produces the protein MCCAGFTNYLFHKLRKYTCGLASRESDADMSLKQGSGTGKVHFGGLDDVSLYGTPVEPAPPAPDAKQGFLRNQLQALFQPTDNKLAMKLFGSKKALMKERIRQKAAGHWVIHPCSSFRFYWDLCMLLLLVANLIILPVAISFFNDDLSTRWIAFNCLSDTIFLIDIVVNFRTGIMQQDNAEQVILDPKLIAKHYLRTWFFLDLISSIPLDYIFLIFNQVNDFSESFQILHAGRALRILRLAKLLSLVRLLRLSRLVRYVSQWEEVYILQNLQKKRTERRGRLSSDVAKKKGDTKSNLIFKFLNMASVFMRIFNLICMMLLIGHWSGCLQFLVPMLQGFPPNSWVAINELQDAFWLEQYSWALFKAMSHMLCIGYGRFPPQSLTDMWLTMLSMISGATCYALFLGHATNLIQSLDSSRRQYREKVKQVEEYMAYRKLPREMRQRITEYFEHRYQGKFFDEELILGELSEKLREDVINYNCRSLVASVPFFANADSNFVSDVVTKLRYEVFQPGDIIIKEGTIGNKMYFIQEGIVDIVMANGEVATSLSDGSYFGEICLLTNARRVASVRAETYCNLFSLSVDHFNAVLDQYPLMRRTMESVAAERLNKIGKNPNLVAHREDDTTSEGNTINAVVNALAAEAEHVSLSDDSVARLSERSLGLALQPLQAASCRMAGVALPGLGVAAALPRPKSEHDFSAAPPLASAAAFHKSDAGIAP
- the LOC112057979 gene encoding potassium/sodium hyperpolarization-activated cyclic nucleotide-gated channel 2 isoform X8, yielding MPKGDADMSLKQGSGTGKVHFGGLDDVSLYGTPVEPAPPAPDAKQGFLRNQLQALFQPTDNKLAMKLFGSKKALMKERIRQKAAGHWVIHPCSSFRFYWDLCMLLLLVANLIILPVAISFFNDDLSTRWIAFNCLSDTIFLIDIVVNFRTGIMQQDNAEQVILDPKLIAKHYLRTWFFLDLISSIPLDYIFLIFNQVNDFSESFQILHAGRALRILRLAKLLSLVRLLRLSRLVRYVSQWEEVYILQNLQKKRTERRGRLSSDVAKKKGDTKSNLIFKFLNMASVFMRIFNLICMMLLIGHWSGCLQFLVPMLQGFPPNSWVAINELQDAFWLEQYSWALFKAMSHMLCIGYGRFPPQSLTDMWLTMLSMISGATCYALFLGHATNLIQSLDSSRRQYREKVKQVEEYMAYRKLPREMRQRITEYFEHRYQGKFFDEELILGELSEKLREDVINYNCRSLVASVPFFANADSNFVSDVVTKLRYEVFQPGDIIIKEGTIGNKMYFIQEGIVDIVMANGEVATSLSDGSYFGEICLLTNARRVASVRAETYCNLFSLSVDHFNAVLDQYPLMRRTMESVAAERLNKIGKNPNLVAHREDDTTSEGNTINAVVNALAAEAEHVSLSDDSVARLSERSLGLALQPLQAASCRMAGVALPGLGVAAALPRPKSEHDFSAAPPLASAAAFHKSDAGIAP